The sequence tatatttgtacattatttaatagaacGATTCAAAGTCacatgaatgaaaaataaagtcGTTTTATACATCGCACTTTGTCCTACCTAATAAGTATCTATTGTACACTCTTGTGTTGAAATTGTTACCAacgtttacatattttattgtgtaaTGTTTGATACCTTGTGACGCTTACAGCTGTTAgatatcaataattatgaaaactaAGCAAGTAACTCTTGAAGCGTTAAGAGATCATGATCCGACGGTTCTTCTTTAATCCGATaagaatttgttaaagtaTAATTCCTGTGCAAAGCAATAAATCCAAGTCCAGGATCCGTTTCATCATCCATTATCGGACTCGTGTCTCTGTCCATTATTTGACTTTTGCTTACctaaatgaaagtaaaaaattcaGGATATTAGTTTTCAACAACATGGCTCTGAATAACGCATAAACggataaaatttatatacttcAAAACGTTGTTGTTTATACATGGATAGTTTACGCGTGCCTGGAATACTTTGTATGAGATTTTGAATTGTAGGATGGGAAATGCCAAAAAAGTCAGCTCCCCTTGGTGTTATTGTTCGAAGTGCAGGAGAAATTGCCAACAATAGTTTCGAATGACATTCATCGGGAGTCGATCCCACCAATGGTTGATCCAGGTCATTGTCAGACACTATTTCAAATCTATGGAAATCGTTTGAATCTGTTCCTAGTAATATGTACACGAaacattcataaattattaaagtatacaACTTGTTACCTCGGCTTTGAACCACCATCTAATATTTTGCATGTATAAAAGCTTTTTGTTTTTACATCTCTCAAATTGGCATACACTCTCGTACTGCAGTAACCTACTGCATAAATGAGATCTTCTGTATGATAAGATATCCTATCGGATATTACTTCACCGAGTGAATAAACAGTAAGATCGCCCAAGGAGATGGGAAATATAGGCCTTCCATGCATATCCGTTGGTATCAATTGAACTACTTTACGCATAGTTTTATTGTATCGTTTAGACTTGTTCTTTGTTTCTGTGAAACAAAGAGAAACATTCAACATTTTCCAAtgcaattgtaattaaaagagCAGGCTAATACTACCTGATCCATCCGATGAAATCCTCTTTTTTGCAGCCTTTTTTGGAGTGGAACATTCCGGATTGAACAAATTGGAATTAATAGCACTCGATTGAGTTCTGGAAATTACAGTAGAGGGATCTATGTCTCCTTGTTGTTGACACAATTTACGTAAAAGAAACAGTCTC comes from Augochlora pura isolate Apur16 chromosome 1, APUR_v2.2.1, whole genome shotgun sequence and encodes:
- the LOC144472284 gene encoding transforming growth factor beta regulator 1, producing the protein MTQVYDNYYNEFQKNAELQQNLKYKRKYRRLKRIIKHTVFENAALCDQVAQMQENLMLVKEERLFLLRKLCQQQGDIDPSTVISRTQSSAINSNLFNPECSTPKKAAKKRISSDGSETKNKSKRYNKTMRKVVQLIPTDMHGRPIFPISLGDLTVYSLGEVISDRISYHTEDLIYAVGYCSTRVYANLRDVKTKSFYTCKILDGGSKPRFEIVSDNDLDQPLVGSTPDECHSKLLLAISPALRTITPRGADFFGISHPTIQNLIQSIPGTRKLSMYKQQRFEVSKSQIMDRDTSPIMDDETDPGLGFIALHRNYTLTNSYRIKEEPSDHDLLTLQELLA